A region of bacterium DNA encodes the following proteins:
- a CDS encoding DUF86 domain-containing protein, producing MEIELSDLSNFFDLDYKTYQEDRNKRRSLERCIENIVNASLDIAKIILVSENKEIPDTYKEYFLNLSTMGLISNNLSQNLAEGTKLRYILAHQYLDIRWDSIKKFLSNKGKEYQEWLKITKQLVTTTLKEENQG from the coding sequence ATGGAAATTGAATTAAGTGATTTAAGTAATTTTTTTGACCTTGATTATAAAACTTATCAAGAAGATAGAAATAAAAGACGGAGTTTAGAAAGATGTATAGAAAATATTGTTAATGCTTCATTGGATATAGCTAAAATTATATTAGTCAGTGAAAATAAAGAAATCCCGGATACCTATAAAGAGTATTTCTTGAATCTATCAACAATGGGTTTAATCTCAAATAATCTATCCCAGAATTTAGCCGAAGGCACAAAACTCAGATATATCTTAGCCCATCAGTATCTTGATATTAGATGGGATAGTATTAAAAAATTCCTTTCTAATAAAGGGAAAGAATACCAGGAGTGGTTAAAAATAACTAAACAACT